One region of Mycolicibacterium rhodesiae NBB3 genomic DNA includes:
- a CDS encoding TIGR03857 family LLM class F420-dependent oxidoreductase: protein MSERVLDELGYYLLAGAGGEGPAGLMDEARRGEELGFGTGFISERWNVKEASSLTGAALAVTNRMQIATAATNHNTRHPLITGSYATTMHRLSKGRFTLGIGRGVAAMYSAFGVPAVTTAQMEDFAQVMRRLWQGELIFNHDGPIGKYQLLFLDPDFKENIRLAIVAFGPRTLALGGREFDDVILHTYFTPETLQRAVKTVKDAAEQAGRNPDDVKVWSCFATVGDHLPEELRLKKTVARLATYLQGYGELLVNTNGWDLSVLQRFRDDAVVQSVAGGIDHKATAEQIEHIATLIPDEWLEPSATGSSRQCVDRIRKEFDYGADAVIMHGATPDELEPIVAEYRASDS from the coding sequence GTGAGCGAACGCGTGCTCGATGAGCTGGGCTACTACCTTCTCGCCGGTGCGGGCGGTGAGGGACCGGCCGGACTGATGGACGAGGCGCGCCGCGGTGAGGAACTGGGCTTCGGCACCGGGTTCATCTCCGAACGCTGGAACGTCAAAGAAGCATCGTCGCTGACCGGTGCCGCCCTGGCCGTCACCAACCGAATGCAGATCGCCACCGCCGCAACCAATCACAACACGCGCCACCCGCTGATCACCGGCTCATACGCGACCACGATGCACCGGCTGTCGAAGGGTCGCTTCACGTTGGGGATCGGCCGCGGTGTGGCGGCGATGTACAGCGCCTTCGGGGTTCCGGCTGTCACGACCGCACAGATGGAGGATTTCGCGCAGGTCATGCGCAGGCTCTGGCAGGGCGAACTCATCTTCAACCACGACGGGCCCATTGGTAAGTACCAGTTGCTGTTCCTGGATCCGGACTTCAAAGAGAACATCCGGCTGGCGATCGTGGCGTTCGGTCCGCGGACGTTGGCGTTGGGCGGACGTGAGTTCGACGACGTCATTCTGCACACCTACTTCACGCCCGAGACCTTGCAGCGTGCGGTGAAGACCGTCAAGGACGCTGCGGAGCAGGCAGGCCGCAATCCCGACGACGTGAAGGTGTGGTCGTGCTTTGCGACCGTCGGCGATCATCTGCCCGAGGAACTCCGGCTGAAGAAGACGGTGGCGCGGTTGGCAACCTATCTGCAGGGCTACGGCGAACTGCTCGTCAACACCAACGGCTGGGATCTTTCTGTGCTGCAACGCTTCAGGGACGACGCGGTGGTGCAGTCCGTCGCTGGGGGCATCGACCACAAGGCGACCGCCGAGCAGATCGAACACATCGCCACGCTCATCCCCGACGAGTGGCTGGAACCCTCGGCAACGGGATCGTCCAGGCAGTGCGTGGATCGCATACGAAAAGAGTTCGATTACGGCGCCGACGCGGTGATCATGCACGGTGCGACGCCCGATGAACTCGAACCGATCGTCGCCGAATATCGCGCATCAGACAGCTAG
- a CDS encoding ester cyclase, with the protein MTRSAREVVELYNLVVWNERRFDLAEELMGDSVIRHDVGESTTLTHDQAVARIVDHWDMFESIRFDLNLVVAGEDNEHVAIVYQSPMKLKDGTETTVSSMEIFRVVDGRISEVWNCGYKQGVWA; encoded by the coding sequence ATGACCCGGTCCGCCCGCGAGGTGGTCGAGCTGTACAACCTCGTCGTCTGGAACGAGCGGCGATTCGATCTTGCCGAGGAGTTGATGGGCGACAGCGTGATTCGCCACGACGTCGGCGAGTCGACGACGCTCACCCACGATCAAGCCGTCGCGCGCATCGTGGACCACTGGGACATGTTCGAATCGATTCGCTTCGACCTGAACCTGGTGGTCGCGGGCGAAGACAACGAGCACGTTGCCATCGTCTATCAGTCACCGATGAAGCTGAAGGACGGTACGGAGACGACCGTGAGCAGCATGGAGATCTTCCGCGTTGTCGATGGCAGAATCTCAGAAGTCTGGAATTGCGGCTACAAACAAGGAGTTTGGGCGTGA
- a CDS encoding phosphotransferase, with amino-acid sequence MVSAGTTLVPDGIEAVNAQWLTDALGSEVTDVRAEQIAMDSGFSSLLYRLHLTGEGVPATVIAKLPAISDARGAMDLMGGYRREVAFYQHIAGRAPMATPDAHVARIADNGVDFVLLLEDLAGWDNADHLAGLSMERARICLESLAGLHAWSCQPANRDVLEQFPSIDNPMIREAMVPAFGYGWQLYLEKNDGAVPPGLVEFFEHFSDRAPAALSALTQHDMLIHGDIRADNLFFDGDALKVVDFQFAARGSGVADLAYLVTQGLPIETRTGQDETLLREYLGHLAGRGVDYGFDAAWRDYRLAAVYLVLMPVVALLTWEVVPERSRRLCLTLTDRALAAIDEIQALEVFE; translated from the coding sequence GTGGTGAGTGCGGGCACGACTCTGGTTCCCGACGGCATCGAAGCGGTGAACGCGCAATGGCTGACCGACGCGCTGGGCTCTGAGGTCACTGATGTCCGCGCCGAGCAGATCGCCATGGACAGTGGCTTCTCGTCGCTGCTGTACCGGCTGCACCTGACCGGCGAGGGCGTCCCGGCGACCGTGATCGCGAAACTGCCCGCGATATCCGACGCGCGTGGCGCGATGGATCTGATGGGCGGCTATCGCAGAGAGGTCGCCTTCTACCAGCACATCGCCGGCCGCGCGCCGATGGCTACCCCGGATGCACATGTCGCCCGGATCGCCGACAACGGTGTCGACTTCGTACTGCTGCTCGAGGACCTCGCCGGCTGGGACAACGCCGATCACTTGGCGGGGCTGTCGATGGAACGGGCACGAATATGTCTCGAGTCGCTGGCGGGACTGCACGCGTGGTCATGCCAACCGGCCAACCGAGATGTGCTGGAACAGTTTCCGAGCATTGACAACCCGATGATCCGCGAAGCCATGGTGCCGGCTTTCGGCTACGGATGGCAGTTGTACCTGGAGAAGAACGATGGTGCGGTACCGCCGGGGCTTGTCGAGTTCTTCGAGCACTTCTCGGATCGCGCACCCGCCGCGCTGTCCGCGTTGACCCAACACGACATGCTGATACACGGTGACATCCGCGCCGACAATCTGTTCTTCGACGGCGACGCACTCAAAGTGGTGGACTTCCAGTTCGCCGCCCGCGGGTCCGGCGTTGCGGATCTGGCCTATCTGGTCACGCAGGGTTTACCCATCGAGACCCGCACCGGCCAGGACGAGACCCTGCTCCGTGAGTATCTGGGCCATCTGGCCGGCCGCGGAGTCGATTACGGATTCGACGCCGCGTGGCGCGACTACAGGCTCGCCGCGGTGTACCTGGTACTGATGCCCGTCGTCGCCCTGCTCACGTGGGAAGTCGTGCCCGAACGGTCACGCCGACTGTGCCTCACGCTCACCGATCGAGCGCTCGCCGCCATCGACGAGATCCAAGCACTGGAGGTATTCGAATGA
- a CDS encoding TetR/AcrR family transcriptional regulator: MQCVPSPSRGLTQPERVEISSRRLVEAAAELIVEKGWEATTAAEIGRRAGYSRAMVHARYGSKDAILDAFFLHDYVKQLSPDPDPDATGLQEALGHFDRVQRLFSEDQDFLRAMFVATFEGVKTTSPLRQRVQRWLQRGVDKVEAGLRRGVDDGSVRNDVDIDRATSDLSAAIFGAAYLWTVLADGYDLDRELGYIRDRFTRVYGSPAR, from the coding sequence ATGCAATGCGTGCCCTCTCCCAGTCGTGGCCTGACACAGCCGGAACGGGTCGAGATCTCGAGTCGGAGGCTGGTCGAGGCGGCAGCTGAGCTGATCGTCGAAAAGGGCTGGGAGGCAACGACAGCAGCGGAAATAGGTCGGCGGGCGGGCTACAGCAGAGCGATGGTCCATGCCCGGTACGGCAGTAAAGACGCAATTCTCGACGCGTTCTTCCTGCATGACTACGTCAAGCAACTCAGTCCCGACCCCGATCCCGACGCCACAGGGCTGCAGGAGGCTCTCGGTCACTTCGATCGAGTTCAGCGATTGTTCTCCGAGGACCAGGACTTCTTACGCGCGATGTTCGTCGCCACCTTCGAGGGAGTCAAGACGACTTCGCCGCTGCGACAGCGCGTTCAGCGTTGGCTCCAACGCGGCGTGGACAAGGTCGAGGCAGGGCTGCGACGGGGCGTCGACGACGGATCGGTTCGCAATGACGTCGACATCGACCGTGCCACCAGCGATCTCAGCGCGGCCATCTTCGGCGCTGCGTACCTGTGGACCGTGTTGGCCGATGGCTACGACCTCGATCGCGAGCTCGGATACATCCGCGATCGGTTCACTCGCGTGTACGGCTCGCCTGCTCGCTGA
- a CDS encoding alpha/beta hydrolase yields the protein MRASERARLIGRDFAGVVPRAHAAVAGSNDWKPASQRGARQLGEVVLDELALSGMTLTAPPPKLERTIDACSAAVDELSGLSVAEANAEPEPLRIKSVRRRRIGRLAYEQVRFDHDPRLPQSLAAEGLGGPATAVVHLCRTGEDQRPWLVWVHGAGQGQPIDLLFSRARRIQDELGFNIALPVQPGHGARRNSWPAYPNMDPLNNVAGMMRVVSEVRAVVRWLRPQASAIAVSGVSMGSPVAALVAHLEKVDGVAVYTPIFGLNSMIAQHLGRWGPSVSETIELLQSDDVASVASVVDHLDVEPTPSPPRRLIVGAWHDRMAMRDPAQQLHERWGGELYWHPGSHVGHLFAGGVQRASERFLRGVSEQASRTRE from the coding sequence ATGAGGGCATCCGAACGCGCCCGCCTCATCGGCCGCGACTTCGCCGGAGTCGTGCCGCGGGCGCACGCGGCGGTCGCGGGCTCCAATGACTGGAAACCGGCGTCGCAGCGAGGAGCCCGTCAGCTCGGTGAGGTGGTGCTCGACGAACTTGCCCTGTCCGGCATGACGTTGACCGCTCCGCCGCCCAAACTCGAACGGACCATCGATGCCTGTTCCGCGGCGGTCGACGAGTTGTCCGGCCTCAGCGTTGCGGAGGCCAACGCGGAGCCAGAACCATTGCGAATCAAGTCTGTTCGTCGGCGCCGGATCGGCCGCCTGGCCTATGAACAGGTGAGGTTCGACCATGATCCGCGGCTACCGCAGTCGCTGGCGGCCGAAGGTCTCGGCGGTCCCGCCACCGCCGTCGTACATCTGTGCCGTACGGGTGAGGACCAGCGACCCTGGCTGGTGTGGGTGCACGGCGCCGGTCAAGGGCAACCGATCGATCTGTTGTTCTCGCGCGCCCGCCGGATTCAGGACGAACTGGGCTTCAACATCGCGCTCCCGGTCCAACCCGGTCACGGTGCCCGTCGAAACTCGTGGCCGGCGTATCCCAACATGGATCCGCTGAACAATGTCGCGGGAATGATGCGGGTGGTCTCGGAGGTCCGCGCGGTGGTCCGATGGCTGCGGCCGCAGGCCAGTGCGATCGCGGTGTCGGGAGTGTCCATGGGCAGTCCGGTCGCTGCGCTGGTGGCACATCTCGAAAAGGTCGACGGCGTAGCGGTTTACACACCGATCTTCGGACTGAACTCGATGATCGCTCAGCACCTCGGCCGGTGGGGGCCGTCGGTTAGTGAGACCATCGAGCTGCTGCAGTCCGACGATGTGGCTTCGGTGGCATCCGTCGTCGATCACCTCGACGTCGAGCCGACTCCGTCCCCGCCGAGACGTCTCATCGTCGGCGCATGGCACGACCGCATGGCGATGCGCGATCCCGCGCAACAGTTGCACGAACGGTGGGGCGGCGAGTTGTACTGGCATCCGGGCAGCCATGTCGGACACCTCTTCGCAGGAGGTGTCCAGCGGGCCTCCGAGCGCTTCCTGCGTGGAGTCAGCGAGCAGGCGAGCCGTACACGCGAGTGA
- a CDS encoding flavin-containing monooxygenase — protein sequence MTKPSPSRFDAIVIGAGFSGLYALHRLRELGVRTLVLEAAEDVGGTWLFNRYPGARCDIESIEYSYSFSDEIQQEWVWTETMPAQPEIEAYLHFVADKLDLRRDIRFNTRVVAMTYDEAAGEWMVQTQSGESLVASFVVAASGILSVPLDPDFPGMETFTGASLFTGHWPKEGFDLSGKRVGVIGTGSTGVQLIPVVAKEAEHLTVFQRSPAYTLPWEVRPFDDGELDELKANYAEIRAAQRQHAVGAARLSAFSVLFDMMAKPPLKAASRQEQLRAIEEGGVMGALSWGDVFFDIEANRMAAKLYGEAVARIVKDPETAASLTPSHPFGCKRPIIDQGYYDTFNRDNVTLVDLRKGPIVEITPTGIRTEQGHHDLDVIIYATGFDAMTGALTRINVHGRDRLSLADFWSSEGPYTYLGIAVAGFPNLFIVQAPGSPSAATNFVAALEQHIEWIGDCIAYLRDNGYRTIEALPDAQHEWIEHTTALVAPTVLVDPSCSSWYNGGNVPGKKRMYMGYTAGIPEYRRRCDEIADAGYTGFKLG from the coding sequence GTGACCAAGCCCAGCCCTTCCCGATTCGATGCGATCGTCATCGGCGCCGGATTCTCCGGCCTGTACGCGTTGCACCGGTTACGCGAACTCGGAGTACGGACCCTCGTGCTCGAGGCAGCCGAAGACGTCGGCGGCACCTGGTTGTTCAACCGTTATCCGGGCGCACGCTGCGATATCGAAAGCATCGAGTACTCCTACAGCTTCTCCGACGAAATCCAGCAGGAGTGGGTGTGGACGGAGACCATGCCCGCCCAGCCGGAGATCGAGGCGTACCTCCACTTTGTCGCCGACAAACTCGATCTGCGCCGCGACATCCGCTTCAACACCCGCGTCGTCGCGATGACGTACGACGAGGCGGCGGGCGAGTGGATGGTCCAGACTCAGTCCGGCGAGTCGCTGGTGGCCTCGTTCGTCGTCGCCGCGTCGGGGATCTTGTCCGTGCCGCTCGACCCCGACTTTCCGGGGATGGAAACGTTCACCGGAGCGTCGTTGTTCACCGGCCACTGGCCGAAGGAGGGCTTCGACCTGTCGGGTAAACGGGTCGGGGTCATCGGCACCGGTTCGACGGGAGTCCAACTGATTCCGGTCGTCGCGAAGGAGGCCGAGCACCTCACGGTCTTCCAGCGCTCGCCGGCCTACACCTTGCCGTGGGAGGTGCGACCGTTCGACGACGGCGAGCTCGATGAGCTGAAGGCCAATTACGCCGAAATCCGCGCCGCGCAGCGGCAACACGCGGTCGGGGCGGCACGGCTGAGCGCCTTCTCGGTGTTGTTCGACATGATGGCGAAGCCACCGTTGAAGGCGGCATCGCGGCAGGAGCAACTGCGTGCCATCGAAGAGGGGGGCGTCATGGGCGCACTCAGCTGGGGCGACGTCTTTTTCGACATCGAAGCCAACCGGATGGCTGCCAAACTCTACGGCGAGGCCGTCGCCCGCATTGTCAAGGATCCCGAAACGGCGGCGTCTCTGACGCCGAGCCATCCTTTCGGTTGTAAGCGCCCGATCATCGACCAGGGTTACTACGACACCTTCAACCGCGACAACGTGACGCTGGTCGACCTCCGCAAGGGACCCATCGTCGAGATCACGCCGACGGGCATCCGTACCGAACAGGGGCATCACGATCTCGACGTGATCATCTACGCGACCGGCTTCGATGCCATGACGGGAGCGCTCACCCGGATCAACGTCCACGGCCGCGACAGATTGTCGTTGGCGGATTTCTGGAGCTCCGAGGGTCCGTATACCTATCTCGGGATAGCGGTCGCGGGTTTCCCGAACTTGTTCATCGTGCAGGCTCCGGGAAGCCCCTCGGCGGCAACGAATTTCGTCGCGGCACTGGAACAGCACATCGAGTGGATCGGCGACTGCATCGCCTACCTGCGGGACAACGGCTACCGCACCATCGAGGCGCTGCCCGATGCGCAGCACGAATGGATCGAGCACACCACCGCGCTGGTGGCGCCCACCGTTCTGGTCGATCCGTCGTGCAGCTCCTGGTACAACGGCGGCAACGTCCCCGGCAAGAAACGAATGTACATGGGCTACACGGCCGGGATCCCGGAGTATCGAAGGAGATGCGACGAGATAGCCGATGCGGGCTACACCGGATTCAAGCTCGGATGA
- a CDS encoding acyl-ACP desaturase, whose translation MATTQSALLTELEPVVEANLNRHLAAAKAWNPHDYVPWSRGRDFALLGGEDWVPEDSPLDDVAKAAMVVNLLTEDNLPSYHREIALRFGPDGPWGQWVGQWTAEEARHSIAIRDYLIVTRGVDPVALEQGRMVHMKAGYDSGDKTMLEALAYVSFQELATRISHRNTGKASGCPVAEQLLTRVATDENLHMVFYRNLVEAAFDIAPNATMVAVAREVINFQMPGSTMPGFADNALTIAKAGIYDLRSHLDDVVRPVLRFWRVFERDDLDGEGSRARDELASFLDLVEEKAAHYDRRRQERMAGAGTLAGADR comes from the coding sequence ATGGCGACAACCCAAAGTGCACTACTCACAGAGCTGGAACCGGTGGTCGAGGCCAACCTCAACCGCCACCTCGCCGCCGCGAAAGCCTGGAATCCGCACGACTACGTGCCGTGGAGCCGCGGTCGCGACTTCGCGCTGCTCGGCGGTGAGGACTGGGTGCCCGAGGATTCGCCGCTCGACGACGTGGCCAAGGCGGCGATGGTCGTCAATCTTTTGACCGAGGACAATCTGCCGTCCTATCACCGTGAGATCGCGCTGCGATTCGGTCCCGACGGCCCGTGGGGGCAATGGGTCGGTCAGTGGACGGCCGAAGAGGCGCGGCACAGCATCGCAATACGCGACTACCTCATCGTCACGCGAGGCGTAGATCCGGTGGCGCTCGAGCAGGGCCGCATGGTGCACATGAAGGCCGGCTACGACTCCGGTGACAAGACGATGCTCGAGGCGTTGGCCTACGTGTCGTTTCAGGAATTGGCGACCCGGATCAGCCATCGCAACACTGGTAAGGCGTCCGGTTGTCCTGTGGCAGAACAACTCCTCACCCGGGTGGCCACCGACGAGAACCTGCACATGGTCTTCTACCGGAATCTGGTCGAAGCTGCATTCGACATCGCGCCGAACGCGACAATGGTCGCCGTCGCCCGCGAGGTCATCAACTTCCAGATGCCGGGCAGCACCATGCCCGGATTCGCCGACAACGCGCTGACGATCGCCAAGGCGGGGATCTACGATCTCCGTTCGCATCTGGACGACGTGGTGCGTCCCGTGTTGCGCTTCTGGCGGGTGTTCGAACGTGACGACCTCGACGGCGAAGGGTCGCGTGCGCGAGACGAATTGGCGTCCTTCCTCGACCTCGTCGAGGAAAAGGCCGCGCACTACGACCGGCGCCGTCAGGAACGTATGGCAGGCGCGGGCACGTTGGCCGGCGCCGACCGCTGA